In Helicobacter pylori, a single genomic region encodes these proteins:
- a CDS encoding DUF465 domain-containing protein encodes MFHEFRDEISVLKANNPHFDKIFEKHNQLDDDIKTAEQQNASDAEISHMKKQKLKLKDEIHGMIIEYREKQKSDHV; translated from the coding sequence ATGTTCCATGAATTTAGAGACGAAATCAGCGTGTTAAAAGCGAATAATCCGCATTTTGATAAGATTTTTGAGAAACACAACCAGCTTGATGACGACATCAAAACCGCTGAGCAACAAAACGCTAGCGACGCTGAAATCAGCCACATGAAAAAACAAAAATTAAAATTAAAAGATGAAATCCACGGCATGATCATAGAGTATAGAGAAAAGCAAAAATCCGATCATGTTTAA
- the alaS gene encoding alanine--tRNA ligase, which yields MDIRNEFLQFFKNKGHEIYPSMPLVPNDATLLFTNAGMVQFKDIFTGIVPRPSVPRAASSQLCMRAGGKHNDLENVGYTARHHTLFEMLGNFSFGDYFKEEAILFAWEFVTKNLGFKPKDLYISVHEKDDEAVKLWEKFVPVDRIKKMGDKDNFWQMGDSGPCGPCSEIYIDQGEKHFKGSEDYFGGEGDRFLEIWNLVFMQYERSNDGVLSPLPKPSIDTGMGLERVQALLEHKLNNFDSSLFAPLMAEISELTGLDYASEFQPSFRVVADHARAVAFLLAQGVHFNKEGRGYVLRRILRRALRHGYLMGLKEAFLYKVVGVVCEQFSNVHAYLKESKEMVVKECFEEEERFLETLESGMELFNLSLKHLNENKIFDGKIAFKLYDTFGFPLDLTNDMLRSYGACVDMQGFENCMQEQVKRSKASWKGKQNNADFSAILNAYAPNTFVGYETTECSAKVLGFFDSGFKEIAEANPNQEVWVLLEKTPFYAEGGGAIGDKGALLKGDEEAALVLDTKNFFGLNFSLLEIKKALKKGDQVIAQVSDERFEIAKHHSATHLLQSALREVLGSHVSQAGSLVESKRLRFDFSHAKALNDEELEKVEDLVNAQIFKHLKSQVEHMPLNQAKDKGALALFSEKYAENVRVVSFKEASIELCGGIHVENTGLIGGFRIVKESGVSSGVRRIEAVCGKAFYQLAKEENKELKSAKTLLKNNDVIAGINKLKESVKNSQKAPVSMDLPVEKIHGVSLVVGVVEQGDIKEMIDRLKSKHERLLAMVFKKENERITLACGVKNAPIKANAWANEVAQILGGKGGGRDDFASAGGKDIENLQAALNLAKNTALKALEG from the coding sequence ATGGACATTCGCAACGAATTTTTACAATTTTTTAAAAATAAAGGGCATGAGATTTATCCCAGCATGCCTTTAGTGCCTAATGATGCCACCTTGCTTTTTACCAATGCCGGCATGGTGCAGTTTAAAGATATTTTTACCGGTATAGTGCCACGCCCTAGCGTTCCTAGAGCGGCAAGCTCGCAATTGTGCATGCGCGCAGGCGGTAAGCATAACGATTTAGAAAATGTCGGTTACACCGCAAGGCACCACACGCTTTTTGAAATGCTAGGGAATTTCTCTTTTGGGGATTATTTCAAAGAAGAAGCGATCTTGTTTGCGTGGGAATTTGTAACCAAGAATTTAGGGTTTAAGCCTAAAGATTTATACATCAGCGTGCATGAAAAGGACGATGAAGCCGTTAAATTATGGGAAAAGTTTGTGCCTGTTGATAGGATTAAAAAAATGGGCGATAAAGATAATTTCTGGCAAATGGGCGATAGCGGGCCTTGCGGGCCTTGCAGTGAAATCTACATTGATCAGGGCGAAAAACACTTTAAGGGGAGCGAGGATTATTTTGGGGGCGAGGGCGATAGGTTTTTAGAAATTTGGAATCTGGTGTTCATGCAATACGAACGCTCTAATGATGGCGTTTTATCCCCCTTGCCAAAGCCTAGCATTGATACAGGCATGGGATTAGAAAGGGTGCAAGCGCTATTAGAACATAAGCTCAATAATTTTGATTCTTCATTATTTGCGCCTTTAATGGCAGAAATCAGCGAGCTTACAGGTTTGGATTATGCGAGCGAGTTCCAGCCAAGCTTTAGGGTAGTGGCCGATCACGCAAGGGCGGTAGCGTTTTTGCTCGCTCAAGGGGTGCATTTCAATAAGGAAGGCCGTGGCTATGTTTTAAGGCGCATTTTAAGGCGAGCCTTAAGGCATGGGTATTTAATGGGCTTGAAAGAAGCGTTTTTATACAAAGTCGTGGGCGTGGTGTGCGAGCAATTTTCTAATGTGCATGCGTATTTGAAAGAATCTAAAGAAATGGTGGTAAAAGAATGTTTTGAAGAAGAAGAGCGCTTTTTAGAGACTTTGGAATCGGGCATGGAATTGTTTAACTTGTCTTTAAAGCATTTGAATGAAAATAAAATTTTTGATGGCAAGATCGCTTTCAAGCTTTATGACACTTTTGGTTTTCCTTTAGACTTGACAAACGACATGCTAAGAAGCTATGGGGCGTGTGTGGACATGCAAGGCTTTGAAAATTGCATGCAAGAGCAAGTGAAACGCTCTAAAGCCTCATGGAAAGGCAAGCAAAACAACGCCGATTTTAGCGCTATTTTAAACGCTTATGCGCCTAATACATTTGTAGGGTATGAAACGACAGAATGTTCTGCTAAAGTTTTAGGGTTTTTTGATAGCGGTTTTAAAGAAATAGCAGAGGCAAATCCTAACCAAGAAGTCTGGGTCTTATTAGAAAAAACCCCTTTTTATGCAGAAGGTGGGGGGGCTATAGGCGATAAAGGCGCGCTTTTAAAAGGTGATGAAGAAGCGGCTCTAGTGCTAGATACAAAAAACTTTTTTGGGCTTAATTTTTCGCTCCTTGAAATCAAAAAAGCGTTAAAAAAAGGCGATCAAGTGATCGCGCAAGTGAGCGATGAACGCTTTGAAATCGCCAAACACCATAGCGCGACGCATTTATTGCAGAGCGCTTTAAGAGAAGTTTTAGGCTCGCATGTGAGTCAAGCGGGGAGTTTAGTGGAATCCAAACGATTGCGCTTTGATTTCTCGCATGCTAAAGCGCTCAATGATGAAGAGTTAGAAAAAGTAGAAGATCTAGTCAACGCTCAAATTTTCAAGCACCTAAAAAGCCAGGTGGAGCATATGCCCTTAAATCAGGCCAAAGATAAGGGAGCGTTAGCGTTATTTAGTGAAAAATACGCTGAAAATGTGCGGGTGGTGAGCTTTAAAGAAGCGTCCATTGAATTGTGTGGGGGCATTCATGTGGAAAATACCGGGCTGATTGGGGGGTTTAGGATTGTAAAAGAAAGCGGGGTGAGTAGTGGGGTCAGACGCATTGAAGCGGTGTGCGGGAAGGCCTTTTACCAATTGGCCAAAGAAGAAAATAAAGAGCTTAAAAGCGCTAAGACTTTATTGAAAAATAACGATGTGATCGCCGGCATCAACAAGCTTAAAGAGAGCGTGAAAAACAGCCAAAAAGCCCCCGTTTCTATGGATTTACCGGTTGAAAAAATCCATGGCGTGAGTTTGGTGGTGGGCGTCGTGGAGCAAGGCGACATTAAAGAAATGATTGACCGATTGAAAAGTAAGCATGAAAGATTGCTCGCTATGGTGTTTAAAAAAGAAAACGAGCGCATAACTCTCGCATGCGGGGTGAAAAACGCGCCCATAAAAGCGAACGCATGGGCTAATGAAGTGGCGCAAATTTTAGGGGGCAAAGGGGGCGGAAGAGATGATTTTGCGAGCGCTGGGGGCAAGGATATTGAAAATTTGCAAGCCGCGCTCAATTTAGCGAAAAATACCGCTCTTAAAGCTTTAGAGGGATAA
- a CDS encoding septum formation inhibitor Maf translates to MELILGSQSSARANLLKEHGIEFEQKALYFDEESLKTTDPKEFVYLACKGKLEKAKKLLTNHCAIVVADSVVSVGNRMQRKAQNKREALEFLKLQNGNEIEVLTCSALISPKLEWLDLSVFRARLKAFDCSEIEKYLESGLWQESAGCVRLEDFHSPYIKSSSENLSVGLGLNVEGLLGALQLGAKLSLL, encoded by the coding sequence ATGGAGCTTATTTTAGGCTCTCAATCTAGCGCTAGGGCGAATCTTTTAAAAGAGCATGGGATTGAGTTTGAACAAAAAGCGCTCTATTTTGATGAAGAAAGCCTAAAAACCACAGACCCTAAGGAGTTTGTCTATTTGGCGTGCAAGGGGAAATTAGAAAAAGCTAAAAAATTACTCACAAACCATTGCGCTATCGTGGTTGCTGATAGCGTGGTGAGCGTGGGTAATCGCATGCAACGAAAAGCTCAAAACAAGCGAGAAGCCCTTGAATTTTTAAAACTCCAAAATGGCAATGAAATAGAGGTTTTAACCTGTTCGGCATTGATTTCTCCTAAACTAGAATGGCTGGATCTGTCGGTTTTTAGAGCGCGTTTAAAGGCGTTTGATTGTAGCGAGATAGAAAAATACTTAGAGAGCGGCTTGTGGCAAGAAAGCGCGGGCTGTGTGCGGTTAGAGGACTTTCATAGCCCCTATATTAAAAGCTCAAGCGAGAATTTGAGCGTGGGGTTGGGGCTGAATGTGGAAGGCTTGTTAGGGGCGCTACAATTAGGGGCTAAACTTTCATTATTATAA
- a CDS encoding formamidase: MGSIGSMGKPIEGFLVAAIQFPVPIVNSRKDIDHNIESIIRTLHATKAGYPGVELIIFPEYSTQGLNTAKWLSEEFLLDVPGKETELYAQACKEAKVYGVFSIMERNPDSNKNPYNTAIIIDPQGEIILKYRKLFPWNPIEPWYPGDLGMPVCEGPGGSKLAVCICHDGMIPELAREAAYKGCNVYIRISGYSTQVNDQWILTNRSNAWHNLMYTVSVNLAGYDNVFYYFGEGQICNFDGTTLVQGHRNPWEIVTGEIYPKMADNARLSWGLENNIYNLGHRGYVAKPGGEHDAGLTYIKDLAAGKYKLPWEDHMKIKDGSIYGYPTTGGRFGK; this comes from the coding sequence ATGGGAAGTATCGGTAGTATGGGCAAACCTATTGAAGGGTTTTTAGTGGCAGCCATTCAGTTTCCTGTGCCAATTGTCAACAGCCGTAAGGATATTGATCACAATATTGAAAGCATTATCAGAACCTTGCATGCGACTAAAGCGGGGTATCCGGGAGTGGAGCTTATCATTTTCCCTGAGTATAGCACGCAAGGTTTGAATACCGCTAAGTGGCTTAGCGAAGAGTTTTTATTAGACGTCCCGGGTAAAGAGACAGAGTTATACGCTCAAGCGTGTAAAGAGGCGAAAGTTTATGGTGTTTTTTCAATCATGGAGCGCAATCCTGATTCTAACAAAAACCCCTACAACACCGCCATTATCATCGATCCGCAAGGTGAAATCATTTTAAAATACCGCAAGCTATTCCCATGGAATCCTATTGAGCCATGGTATCCTGGGGATTTAGGAATGCCTGTGTGCGAGGGTCCGGGCGGATCAAAATTAGCCGTGTGCATTTGCCATGACGGCATGATTCCAGAGCTCGCTAGAGAAGCAGCCTATAAAGGGTGCAATGTGTATATCCGCATTTCAGGCTATAGCACTCAAGTCAATGATCAGTGGATTTTGACCAACCGCTCCAACGCATGGCACAATTTGATGTATACCGTGAGCGTGAATTTAGCCGGCTATGATAATGTCTTTTACTACTTTGGTGAGGGGCAAATCTGTAACTTTGATGGCACGACTCTTGTTCAAGGGCACCGCAACCCTTGGGAGATTGTAACCGGGGAAATCTATCCTAAAATGGCAGACAACGCTCGCTTAAGCTGGGGCTTAGAAAACAACATTTACAACCTAGGCCATAGAGGGTATGTGGCTAAACCGGGCGGAGAACATGACGCAGGCTTAACCTACATCAAAGACTTAGCCGCTGGTAAATACAAATTGCCTTGGGAAGATCACATGAAAATCAAAGACGGCTCTATTTATGGCTACCCTACCACCGGTGGGCGTTTTGGGAAATAA
- a CDS encoding carbamoyl-phosphate synthase small subunit, whose translation MVSLYLENGLFLQAQSFGASGTQAGELVFNTSMSGYQEVISDPSYKGQFVVFSMPEIGVVGANSKDDESFFSCAGVLARHYNEFFSNSRADFSLSAYLKKRGVLGICGVDTRSLIKTLRHHGCLMMVASTIEHDKNKLEEILKNAPKISHSPLVSSVSTPKIITHQRTTFDFKTLDYKPFDEKTPHKIIAVLDFGAKDNILNELQNVGLKALIYPHHTKASELIKAYEKKEISGIFLSNGPGDPLSLQQEIKEIKQLIEAKIPMFGICLGHQLLSIAQGYPTYKLKFGHHGSNHPVKNLKTNAVEITAQNHNYCIPEEIEEIATITHRNLFDNTIEGVRYKNAPIISVQHHPESSPGPKESHYIFKEFVGLLKGF comes from the coding sequence ATGGTCTCTCTCTACTTAGAAAACGGGCTTTTTTTGCAAGCGCAAAGTTTTGGGGCTAGCGGCACGCAAGCGGGCGAGCTTGTTTTTAACACTTCTATGAGCGGCTATCAAGAAGTCATTAGCGACCCTAGCTATAAGGGGCAATTCGTGGTTTTTAGCATGCCTGAAATTGGGGTTGTGGGCGCTAATTCTAAAGATGATGAATCCTTTTTTTCATGCGCAGGGGTTTTAGCGCGCCATTACAACGAATTTTTTTCTAATTCAAGGGCGGATTTTAGCTTGAGCGCTTATTTAAAAAAGCGCGGCGTTTTAGGGATTTGTGGCGTTGATACCAGGAGTTTGATTAAAACCTTACGCCATCATGGGTGCTTGATGATGGTCGCTTCCACGATAGAGCATGACAAAAACAAACTTGAAGAAATTTTAAAAAACGCTCCTAAAATTTCCCACTCCCCCCTAGTGTCTAGCGTTTCTACGCCAAAAATCATCACGCACCAACGCACTACTTTTGATTTCAAAACCCTAGATTACAAGCCTTTTGATGAAAAAACTCCGCATAAAATTATCGCGGTGCTAGACTTTGGGGCTAAGGACAATATTTTAAACGAGCTTCAAAATGTGGGGTTAAAAGCCCTTATTTACCCGCACCACACTAAAGCTAGCGAGCTGATTAAAGCCTATGAAAAAAAAGAAATTAGCGGGATTTTCCTCTCTAATGGGCCGGGCGATCCTTTGAGCTTGCAGCAAGAAATTAAAGAAATCAAGCAACTCATTGAAGCTAAAATCCCCATGTTTGGCATTTGCTTAGGGCATCAATTGCTCTCTATCGCGCAAGGTTATCCCACTTACAAGCTCAAATTTGGCCATCATGGGAGCAACCACCCCGTTAAAAACCTAAAAACAAACGCCGTTGAAATCACCGCGCAAAACCACAACTATTGCATCCCTGAAGAAATTGAAGAAATCGCTACTATCACGCACCGCAATCTTTTTGACAACACCATTGAGGGCGTGCGCTATAAAAACGCTCCCATCATCTCTGTCCAGCACCACCCAGAAAGCAGCCCAGGCCCCAAAGAAAGCCATTATATTTTTAAGGAATTTGTGGGATTGTTAAAGGGTTTTTAG
- a CDS encoding DUF507 family protein, with the protein MRLKLTHITHISHKIANDFIHSKLLELKAPRELLCELIEGILEKSVKKENAIDEQARELLEENTDEIEFMRMDERQLFWMIKRQIAQKEGFHLFWEERCSDLSHQILNKILDEDLIMFNVSENLIRNLIYKSIDTYSKAYESIENEVHEKIKHYKRKLPVGSDEYELVFERLYEEELRRKGFL; encoded by the coding sequence ATGAGACTCAAACTAACCCATATCACCCACATAAGCCATAAGATTGCTAACGACTTTATCCATTCAAAACTATTAGAATTAAAAGCCCCTAGAGAATTATTGTGTGAATTGATAGAGGGGATTTTGGAAAAAAGCGTTAAAAAAGAAAACGCCATAGATGAGCAAGCCAGAGAGCTTTTAGAAGAAAACACCGATGAGATAGAATTCATGCGGATGGATGAAAGGCAGCTTTTTTGGATGATTAAAAGACAGATCGCTCAAAAAGAGGGCTTTCATTTGTTTTGGGAAGAAAGGTGCAGCGATTTGTCGCACCAGATTTTGAATAAAATCTTAGACGAAGATTTAATCATGTTTAATGTGTCAGAGAATTTGATAAGAAACTTGATTTACAAATCCATTGACACCTATTCTAAAGCGTATGAAAGCATTGAAAATGAAGTGCATGAAAAAATCAAGCATTACAAACGCAAACTGCCCGTAGGGAGCGATGAATACGAGCTCGTGTTTGAAAGGCTTTATGAAGAAGAATTAAGGCGCAAGGGCTTTTTATAA
- a CDS encoding DMT family transporter, producing the protein MRNTILFGVSMILLANLCFGIMSAFVKITADYFSPMENVFYRSITMTLLLLLIYPFKPYRLKSYKQGGFKKLAFRVVVGGLAMLAFFYNIEKISLATATAFSQCAPIYTVLLSPFLLKEKLKRSALISACIGLVGVVLISDPSVENVGPVEIFMGILSGIFVSLAYITLRDLREYYDKQAVILAFAFGMSLLGLIGMFVDIPFLSTGIHIPRKEDILWISLIGISGTLGQYFLTYAYMNAPAGIIAPIEYTRIVWGLLFGLYLGDTFLDLKSSLGVALILCSGLLIALPALLKELKKI; encoded by the coding sequence ATGCGTAATACCATTTTATTTGGCGTTTCAATGATACTCTTGGCGAACTTATGCTTTGGAATCATGAGCGCGTTTGTTAAAATCACAGCGGATTATTTTTCCCCTATGGAAAATGTGTTTTACCGCTCCATTACCATGACGCTCTTACTCTTACTTATTTATCCTTTCAAACCCTACCGCTTGAAGAGTTACAAACAAGGCGGTTTTAAAAAGCTCGCTTTTAGGGTCGTTGTAGGGGGCTTGGCCATGTTAGCGTTTTTTTATAATATTGAAAAAATTTCGCTCGCTACAGCGACGGCTTTCTCGCAATGTGCGCCGATTTATACGGTGCTTCTTTCCCCTTTTCTTTTGAAAGAAAAGCTCAAAAGAAGCGCGTTAATTTCCGCATGCATCGGGCTAGTGGGGGTGGTGTTGATCTCCGATCCTAGCGTGGAAAATGTGGGGCCGGTTGAAATTTTTATGGGCATATTGAGCGGGATCTTTGTGTCTTTAGCGTATATCACTTTAAGGGATTTGAGGGAATATTATGACAAGCAAGCCGTGATTTTAGCGTTCGCCTTTGGCATGAGCCTTCTTGGATTAATAGGCATGTTTGTTGATATTCCTTTTTTATCCACAGGCATTCATATCCCTAGAAAAGAGGATATTTTGTGGATTTCTTTAATAGGGATTAGCGGGACTTTAGGGCAGTATTTCTTAACTTATGCTTACATGAACGCTCCTGCTGGGATCATCGCCCCCATTGAATACACCCGCATTGTTTGGGGGCTGTTGTTTGGGCTGTATTTAGGCGATACATTTTTGGATCTTAAAAGCTCTTTAGGGGTGGCTTTGATCTTATGTTCAGGCTTACTCATTGCCTTGCCCGCTCTTTTAAAAGAATTAAAAAAAATTTAA
- the folP gene encoding dihydropteroate synthase, whose translation MILKRLNPDALKNALLKTGSEKSAQTHMHKKGVSFVFEIQHLPLSATLILKQEAISVGGDFATPRDCILAKESFYDGVLIVSANQLERLIVKCHSQPFGLKNLAQELKSHLKSQKPNNPQIMAILNLTPDSFYEKSRFDSKKALEEIYQLLEKGITLIDIGAASSRPGSETIDPKIEQDRLKEVLLEIKSQKLYQCAKFSIDTYHATTAQMALEHYFSILNDVSGFNSVEMLEVAKDYKPTCILMHAQKTPKDMQENVFYHNLFDEMDRFFKEKLEVLEKHALQDIILDIGFGFAKLKEHNLALIKHLSHFLKFKKPLLVGASRKNTIGLITGREVQNRLAGTLSLHLMALQNGASILRTHDIDEHIDLIKVFKSLEETN comes from the coding sequence ATGATTTTAAAACGCCTTAACCCTGATGCGCTCAAAAACGCCCTTTTAAAAACCGGATCAGAAAAATCCGCTCAAACCCATATGCACAAAAAAGGCGTTAGCTTTGTTTTTGAAATCCAGCATCTGCCCTTAAGTGCAACGCTCATTTTAAAACAAGAGGCCATCAGCGTTGGGGGCGATTTCGCCACGCCAAGAGATTGTATTTTAGCTAAAGAGTCTTTTTATGATGGGGTGCTGATTGTGAGCGCTAACCAGTTAGAACGCCTTATTGTCAAGTGCCATTCCCAACCCTTTGGGCTTAAAAATTTAGCGCAAGAATTAAAAAGCCACCTTAAATCCCAAAAGCCTAACAACCCACAGATCATGGCAATTTTGAATCTCACGCCGGATAGTTTTTATGAAAAAAGCCGGTTTGATAGCAAAAAAGCGCTTGAAGAAATCTATCAATTGCTAGAAAAGGGTATCACGCTCATTGATATAGGCGCAGCCAGTTCAAGGCCAGGGAGTGAAACCATTGATCCAAAAATAGAGCAAGATCGCTTAAAAGAAGTTTTATTAGAAATCAAATCCCAAAAACTCTACCAATGCGCTAAATTCAGCATAGACACCTACCATGCCACAACCGCCCAAATGGCTTTGGAGCATTATTTTTCCATCCTTAATGATGTGAGCGGTTTTAATAGCGTTGAAATGCTAGAAGTCGCAAAAGATTACAAGCCCACTTGCATTTTAATGCACGCTCAAAAAACCCCCAAAGACATGCAAGAAAATGTTTTTTACCACAATCTGTTTGATGAAATGGATCGCTTCTTTAAGGAAAAACTAGAGGTTTTAGAAAAACACGCGCTTCAAGATATTATTTTAGATATAGGGTTTGGGTTCGCTAAATTAAAAGAGCATAATTTAGCCTTAATCAAGCATTTAAGCCACTTCCTCAAATTCAAAAAACCCTTATTGGTGGGAGCGAGTCGTAAAAACACGATCGGGCTTATCACCGGGCGTGAAGTTCAAAACCGGCTCGCCGGCACTTTGAGTTTGCATTTAATGGCACTGCAAAATGGAGCGAGTATTTTAAGAACGCATGACATTGATGAGCATATAGACCTCATCAAGGTGTTTAAGAGCTTGGAAGAAACAAATTGA
- a CDS encoding DNA polymerase III subunit delta' (catalyzes the DNA-template-directed extension of the 3'-end of a DNA strand; the delta' subunit seems to interact with the gamma subunit to transfer the beta subunit on the DNA): MKNLNRLIYTDNLEESLEETASLFEHHIKFYTEIIEKDKKVIKTFNKDFKIEHAKEVISKAHLKHSELNAFLIAAPSYGIEAQNALLKILEEPPNNVCFIMFAKSPNHVLATIKSRLIKEDRRQKIPLKPLDLDLSRLDLKDIYAFLKNLDKENFDSRENQREKIESLLESVNRHKIPLNEQELQAFDLAIKANNSYYKLSYNLLPLLLSLLSKKKTP; this comes from the coding sequence GTGAAAAACCTCAACCGCCTTATTTATACGGACAATCTTGAAGAGAGCCTAGAAGAGACTGCAAGCCTTTTTGAACACCACATTAAATTCTACACCGAGATCATTGAAAAAGACAAAAAGGTGATCAAAACTTTTAACAAGGATTTTAAAATAGAGCATGCCAAAGAAGTGATTTCAAAGGCCCATCTCAAACACAGCGAACTGAACGCTTTTTTAATCGCTGCACCCAGCTATGGCATAGAAGCCCAAAACGCGCTTTTAAAAATCTTAGAAGAACCTCCGAATAATGTTTGTTTTATCATGTTCGCTAAAAGCCCAAACCATGTGTTAGCCACCATTAAATCCCGCCTGATCAAAGAAGACAGGCGCCAAAAAATCCCCCTAAAACCTTTAGATTTGGATCTATCAAGGCTGGATTTGAAAGATATTTATGCGTTTTTAAAAAATTTAGACAAAGAAAATTTTGATTCCAGAGAAAATCAGAGGGAAAAAATTGAAAGCCTGTTAGAGAGCGTCAATAGGCATAAGATCCCATTAAACGAGCAAGAATTGCAAGCCTTTGATTTAGCGATTAAGGCTAATAACTCTTATTACAAGCTCAGCTATAATCTTTTACCTTTACTTTTAAGCCTTTTATCTAAAAAGAAAACGCCATGA
- a CDS encoding DNA replication regulator family protein has product MKNFYDWIKEFVRDQGEFIAQQSGWLELERSSYAKLIAQTISHVLNGGSLLVSADSSRHWFLNYILSNLNPKDLKERPLLSVIDFNASSFYPKNDANLSLATIEMTYQNPMFWHVGKIENEGLKTLLLSKIPSFLWLFEELKEDCLLLKEHDNLLDYKLLQLFKLFENALFSVLYNKVTL; this is encoded by the coding sequence ATGAAAAATTTCTACGATTGGATCAAGGAATTTGTGCGCGATCAGGGGGAATTTATCGCCCAACAAAGCGGGTGGCTGGAGTTAGAGCGATCAAGCTACGCCAAGCTCATCGCGCAAACCATCTCGCATGTGCTTAATGGCGGATCGCTGTTAGTGAGCGCTGATTCTTCTAGGCACTGGTTTTTAAACTACATTCTTTCTAATCTCAACCCTAAAGACTTAAAAGAGCGCCCCTTATTGTCCGTCATTGATTTTAACGCTTCTTCTTTCTACCCTAAAAACGATGCGAATCTCTCTCTGGCCACCATAGAGATGACTTATCAAAACCCCATGTTTTGGCATGTTGGGAAAATTGAAAATGAAGGCTTGAAAACCTTACTATTGAGTAAAATCCCTAGTTTTTTATGGCTTTTTGAAGAGCTTAAAGAAGATTGCTTGCTTTTAAAAGAGCATGATAATTTGCTAGATTATAAATTATTGCAACTCTTCAAACTCTTTGAAAACGCGCTTTTTAGCGTGCTATACAATAAGGTTACTCTGTGA
- a CDS encoding aspartate kinase → MLIVQKYGGTSMGSVERIHNVAQRVLESVKLGHQVVVVVSAMSGETDRLLEFGKNFSHNPNKREMDRIVSVGELVSSAALSMALERYGHRAISLSGKEAGILTSSHFQNAVIQSIDTKRIAELLEKNYIVVIAGFQGADIQGETTTLGRGGSDLSAVALAGALKAHLCEIYTDVDGVYTTDPRIEEKAQKIAQISYDEMLELASMGAKVLLNRSVELAKKLSVKLVTRNSFNHSEGTLIVAEKDFKGERMETPIVSGIALDKNQARVSMEGVEDRPGIAAEIFGALAEYRINVDMIVQTIGRDGKTDLDFTIVKTQIEETKQALKPFLAQMDSIDYDENIAKVSIVGVGMKSHSGVASIAFKALAKDNINIMMISTSEIKISVLIDIKYAELAVRTLHAVYQLDQ, encoded by the coding sequence GTGTTAATCGTTCAAAAATACGGCGGCACGAGCATGGGCAGCGTAGAAAGGATCCACAATGTCGCTCAAAGGGTTTTAGAAAGCGTTAAATTAGGGCATCAGGTGGTGGTAGTGGTTTCGGCAATGAGCGGCGAAACCGATAGGCTTTTAGAATTTGGCAAGAATTTTAGCCATAACCCTAACAAGCGAGAAATGGATAGGATTGTAAGCGTGGGGGAATTGGTTTCAAGCGCGGCTTTGAGCATGGCGTTAGAGAGGTATGGGCATAGAGCCATTTCCTTGAGCGGGAAAGAAGCGGGCATTTTAACCAGTTCGCATTTTCAAAACGCCGTGATCCAATCCATTGACACCAAACGCATCGCAGAGCTTTTAGAAAAAAACTACATTGTGGTGATCGCTGGGTTTCAAGGCGCTGACATTCAAGGCGAAACAACGACTTTAGGGCGTGGGGGGAGCGATTTGAGTGCGGTCGCTTTGGCCGGGGCTTTAAAAGCGCATTTGTGCGAAATCTATACGGATGTGGATGGCGTTTATACCACTGATCCACGCATTGAAGAAAAGGCTCAAAAAATCGCACAAATCAGCTATGATGAAATGCTTGAACTGGCTTCTATGGGGGCTAAGGTTTTATTAAACCGCTCGGTGGAATTAGCTAAAAAACTCAGCGTGAAGTTAGTGACTCGCAATTCGTTTAACCATAGCGAAGGCACGCTCATTGTGGCTGAAAAAGACTTTAAAGGAGAACGCATGGAAACCCCTATAGTGAGTGGGATCGCATTGGATAAGAATCAGGCTCGTGTGAGCATGGAGGGCGTGGAAGATAGGCCAGGCATTGCCGCTGAAATCTTTGGCGCTTTAGCGGAGTATCGCATTAATGTGGATATGATCGTCCAAACGATCGGCAGAGACGGCAAAACCGATTTGGATTTTACGATCGTTAAAACCCAAATAGAAGAAACCAAGCAAGCCTTAAAGCCTTTTTTAGCGCAAATGGATTCCATTGATTATGATGAAAATATCGCTAAAGTTTCCATAGTGGGCGTGGGCATGAAGTCGCATTCTGGGGTAGCGAGTATCGCTTTTAAAGCCCTAGCCAAAGACAATATCAATATCATGATGATTTCTACAAGCGAGATTAAAATTTCGGTTTTGATTGACATTAAATACGCTGAATTAGCGGTTAGAACTTTGCATGCGGTGTATCAATTAGATCAATGA